In Lusitaniella coriacea LEGE 07157, the genomic stretch CCCGCCAACCAACTCCAAGTAAACCCCCACAGGAGATCGCCCCAGCGTTGCGTTTCAGTCCGCTTCATCAAAGAAATTGCCAATCCCGCCCAACCCACGGTTAACAAGAGGCTAGCAAGGGGAAATAAACGAACTAAGGGCGCTTGGAAAAAAACGGGAACAGAGACTAAAAAAGCAGCGCCTCCAGCCATTTGCCAGAGGTGACGTTCTTCAGGGTTGCCTTTTGATACCGTTCGAGGTTTCCCCACCGATGGCGAGCAGTAGTCGGAGAAAAACGGTAATGTCAGAGATACTAAAAGATTGTTTAACAAGATCGGAAACTTTAATTGCTTAATTTATCTTTACTTATCTTAAAGATATCATAATCGATTATTTTAAAGCTCCCAATCTCCCGAATTCCCTAAGATTTTAGCCTTTTTGCCAAAATCAAGACAGCCCACCTGTCCCCAGGGGGGGCATAGTCAAACTGTTCCAGCACCATGTACAATTCCGTCGGGCAGTATTGTACCGCTCAGATTAGCGCTTTTTAAATTTGCATCCTTGAGGTTCGCACCACTCAGGTTTGCACCGCTCAAATTTGCTTGAAAAAAGTTGGTTCCTTGTAAATTTGCCCCTTTGAGATTTGCCCAACCCAAATCAGCTTTCCGAAGATCCGCATGGGACAGATTGGCATTTGAGAGGTCAACGCTGGGAAGTTTTCTCCCACTTAGATTGGCGCGCGATAAATCGACCCCAGACGCAATGAGGGAAGAACCCGCTTTAAGGGGATCGAATCCTTGCGGGAATTGGGTTTTAGGGCTATGGAGAGCGCGATTTAGGTTGGCACTGTCAAGATCGGTTTCCCGAAAATCTGCACCGTAAAGATAGGTCGCACAGAGGTTTGTTCCGCTAAGGTTTGCGCCGCAAAGATTGGCTCCCATCAAATTTGCACCGATAAAATTCGCACCCATGAGATTGGTTCCAGTCAAATTTGCACCGAGGAGTTTTGCCATCATTAAGGTGGCTGCGCTTAAATCTACACCTGTCAAATTCGCCAGGGAGAGAGCCGCACCGCAAAGATTTGCACCAATCATATCTGCTGTATTGAGATCGGCTCGACAAAGATTTGTGCCTTCGAGGTCTGCGTCCACAAAATTCACCCCACCCAAACTGCAAGAACCGAAGTTGAGATGAGTTAAGGTGGCTCTTGCAAAATCTACGTCAGAAAAATCTGCACCACTGAGATTAACTTCGTGCAAATTTACTTCTGCGAAATCCAGTGCGGAGAAGTCTCGTTCTCCGTCGGCATATTTTTGCAATAGTTCTTCCGGACTCATAGCATCCCTGGAGAAGTATTTTTCCGGATCTAAAAACGGATTCGCGATCGCGGACTTCTGTATCGGCAATTCTGGCATCCTCCTGTTGCGAACGGCAAGGGGCATGACAAAGGTTTTTAAGCAAACTTCTAAGAATGTACGATTGGCGTTTCTGGGTTCTTCAGATTGTCGTCGTTATTTTCGTAGTAGTCTGGGAGTAATTCTTGAGATTCGACTTCACCCAACGCGGTTTCAAGGTCTTGAGTGGTTTGCCGACAGCTCGAACCAGAAGCGTTCATAACGGTTTCGAGGATTTTCCCGTCTTTACCAATGCGATATTCAATTTTTTGATATTCGGTCATTTATGACTCCAAAATTGGGGAATTAAGCTACAAAGAAAGAGTTGGGGAGCGCCCCTAATATTGACCCCTAACTAACGATCTGTTTTAACGTGCTGAACTCTGTTACGCAACTCATGAATCCAGTCAAATTCTGCTTCATTGTTGCCCTAATGGGTACGATTCTACCCCTTCCCGCCAGGGCTGCATTGTTTTGGGGTGGGGATGAAGAACGCCCATCGTTTACTCTGGCTCAGAATGCAATATCGCCTTTGGAGCGCCAAATTCTTCAAGAAATGAATCGAGCGCGGGCGAATCCTAGTGCTTATGCCGATTGGCTTGAGCAAACCAAGCAATATTATCAGGGCAATATTCTACAGTTTCCCGGACAACCGCCCATCGGAACCCAAGAAGGGGTTAGGGTTGTGGATGAGGCAATTCGCTTTCTCCGGGGACTGCCACCTCTGCCACCTCTGAGCCTCTCTTTAGGGATGTCGAGGGGAGTTAAGGATCACGTCGGCGATTTGGGTACAAAGGGCGCTGTGGGTCATTATGGCAGCGATGGGAGTCAGTTTATCGATCGCATCGGTCGTTATGGAACCGCTTCGGGAGCAGCAGGGGAAAATATCACCTATGGCGTAACGACGGCACAGGCGGTTGTGATGCAGTTGATTGTGGATGATGGGGTGGAGGGAAGAATCCATCGAGACAATATTTTTTATGAGGGATTTAGGGTAGCGGGGGTGGCTTGCGGACAGCATTTGCGTTACGAACAAATGTGCGCGATCGCGTACAGTGGAGATTATGTGGATCGCGTTGCTCAAACCCCTCCCCCCGTCGCACCGATTAATCCCGCACGCATATCGAGCAGTTCTAATAATTCTCCGGTAGTAGAAGTTGAGACGCAACCTTCTTCTTCGGTTTCCAATAATCCTCCGGTAGCAGAAGTTGAAACGCAATCTTCTCCTTCGGTTTCTGCGCTCGTTCCCCCAGCAAGTCTTCAGGTAGGAACGCCACCCCCACTTCCCCAAGCAACCCCTGTTCCTCCTCCTACCTCGCTAACGCCGCCAACACCGCCTCCTGCAACGATTCAAGCTGAAACTAGGCGACTCTCGCCTCCTCCTGCAATATCACCTCAAACCGCAACTCCAGCAGAGACAACGCCGCCATCGCTTCCGCCGACTAATAGCAGTGCAGCGGCTCTTATTGCGCCTTCCCCACCCCAAAATGCAGTGGGAACAACGCCGACTCCTACTTTGCCTTCAATCAATAATAATGCGTCTCAGCCTCCCGCAGAACGAATTGTGGGAACAACGCCGACTCCTACTTTGCCTTCAATCAATAACAATGCGCCTCAGCCTCCCGCAGAACGAATTGTGGGGACAACACCAACTCCTACTTTGCCTTCCGGCAATAACAATGCGCCTCCTGAAACTAGCGGGGAAGTCGCTGTCGGAACGCCAACCACTCCACCGCCTCAAACGGCTGCAAAAACAATTCTCAGGGAACAAGGCTTGTTAGAAGATGGCGATTTAGTGTACGAGCGGGATGGCAGTCTTTATGACGTACACGTTTTTCAGGGAAGTGCGGGACAATCGGTGACGATTACTGTGGAAAGTGGTGATTTTGATACTTTTCTTGCGGTATTTGACGAGAAAGATGATATTGTCGGTCAAAATGACGATATTAGCGATGAGATTACTAATTCTGCCCTAACGATCGCATTGCCGCAGGATGGTACGTATCGCATTTTTATTAATGGTTATGATGCGCGCGATCGCGGGGGATATACACTAACAGTCATTGAGTAAATACCTCGGCTCTATTCTTCTTCTGTTATGGCTGCTGTTCCATTATGCTTTGGAGATTGCGCGAGAATCAGAGAAAGTTCGTCTACTTCAAAGTATTGGTGGAATTTTTCGGTGACTTCTAACCAAAAAGAGCGTCCTTCTGCTTGGCGGCGTTTGCGGACTAAGCCGAGTTCGACTAATTCTTGAACCTGTTGATAGGCACTACTTCCCCGCAATTCTATCAGTTCGGTTTGCAGGAGTGGATTTTTGAGCGCGATCGCGGCGAGGGTTCGCAATGCACCGGTTCCCAATTCTGCCGGAACGAGATTTTGAATTAAATTTTGAAAGGACGATCTAAGCTGGAGGCTGTAGCCTGATGGCATTTCAACCACTTCTAGAGCGCTATCCCGATGGGCATAATCGTCCATTAACTCAATGAGTGCATCTTCGGCAGTTTCGCGATCGCATCCCGCACAGTCCGCGATCGCGTCCAAACTTAAAGGTTGACCCTTAAGATATAAAATCGCCTCAATTTGCGTCGCTAGGCGAAAGGTTGGAGAAATCGTCGGGGGAGACTGGGGCATAAACGAACAACAACAAACAATTAGGATTGCGGAACTTTAATTTACCTCACCTTCTGTCGATAGTACAAATATATTTCTTTAATGAATCATTTAGAGATTGAAAATCGAACCATTTTGCTTGCGTTAACGGGTTCTAGGGGATACGGACTTGCTACAGAGGCTTCGGATTACGATTATCGGGGAATTTTCATTGCAACCAAACCCTACTATTTAGGATTGAAGACAATCGAACAACAAGATTCGGGTTGGGAGGAAAATGCAACAAAATTCAACTTTTTATCCAAAGATACTGCCATTTACGAGTTAAAAAAATTCCTCAAATTGGCGGTTGATAATAATCCCAATATTTTGGAATTGCTGTGGTTTAAAGATTATCCCCATTTAACCGAGGTAGGGGAACAGTTAGTCAAACATCGCCAACTCTTCCTTTCTAAGCGGGTGAAACACACTTACACGGGTTATGGCTACGCTCAAATTAAGAAGTTGGAATCTCATCGTCGTTGGTTGCTCGATCCCCCACAACAAAAACCAACACCCGCCGATTTTGGTTTGGCGGATACGCCACCCTTGAGTGTGAGCAAGATGAATAGTTTTTTGCAGTATCTTTATTTGTTAGTGCGCGATCGCGTTCAGTTTTTGGAACCCGCTAAAGAACTGCACCATCTCCTTACCGCAGAGATTGATTTTAAAGCACTTCTCAAACAATACGATTTGCCAGAAGAAACTTTAGACTACACGCGATCGCTCGCCAATAGCTCCAAAGATTTCATTAAAAAATTGCAACTGAGCCAACGCTATCACAAAGCTGTCCGAGAGTATAAAAACTATCAGCAATGGAAGAAAAATCGCAACCCTGCCAGAGCAGAAATGGAAGCCCGTGTAGGGTACGATTGTAAGTTTGCAATGCAAGCTATTCGTCTGTTGAAAACGGGAATTGAAATCTTACAAACTGAGGAAGTTATTGTCGATCGCCGTAAAG encodes the following:
- the scpB gene encoding SMC-Scp complex subunit ScpB, which translates into the protein MPQSPPTISPTFRLATQIEAILYLKGQPLSLDAIADCAGCDRETAEDALIELMDDYAHRDSALEVVEMPSGYSLQLRSSFQNLIQNLVPAELGTGALRTLAAIALKNPLLQTELIELRGSSAYQQVQELVELGLVRKRRQAEGRSFWLEVTEKFHQYFEVDELSLILAQSPKHNGTAAITEEE
- a CDS encoding pentapeptide repeat-containing protein codes for the protein MPLAVRNRRMPELPIQKSAIANPFLDPEKYFSRDAMSPEELLQKYADGERDFSALDFAEVNLHEVNLSGADFSDVDFARATLTHLNFGSCSLGGVNFVDADLEGTNLCRADLNTADMIGANLCGAALSLANLTGVDLSAATLMMAKLLGANLTGTNLMGANFIGANLMGANLCGANLSGTNLCATYLYGADFRETDLDSANLNRALHSPKTQFPQGFDPLKAGSSLIASGVDLSRANLSGRKLPSVDLSNANLSHADLRKADLGWANLKGANLQGTNFFQANLSGANLSGANLKDANLKSANLSGTILPDGIVHGAGTV
- a CDS encoding nucleotidyltransferase domain-containing protein; the encoded protein is MNHLEIENRTILLALTGSRGYGLATEASDYDYRGIFIATKPYYLGLKTIEQQDSGWEENATKFNFLSKDTAIYELKKFLKLAVDNNPNILELLWFKDYPHLTEVGEQLVKHRQLFLSKRVKHTYTGYGYAQIKKLESHRRWLLDPPQQKPTPADFGLADTPPLSVSKMNSFLQYLYLLVRDRVQFLEPAKELHHLLTAEIDFKALLKQYDLPEETLDYTRSLANSSKDFIKKLQLSQRYHKAVREYKNYQQWKKNRNPARAEMEARVGYDCKFAMQAIRLLKTGIEILQTEEVIVDRRKAGDAAELLAIKQGKHSYEEAMNMATTLYKNLDLAAQNSTLPASVNREVVDELCIELVEKQRF
- a CDS encoding DUF2997 domain-containing protein encodes the protein MTEYQKIEYRIGKDGKILETVMNASGSSCRQTTQDLETALGEVESQELLPDYYENNDDNLKNPETPIVHS
- a CDS encoding CAP domain-containing protein translates to MNPVKFCFIVALMGTILPLPARAALFWGGDEERPSFTLAQNAISPLERQILQEMNRARANPSAYADWLEQTKQYYQGNILQFPGQPPIGTQEGVRVVDEAIRFLRGLPPLPPLSLSLGMSRGVKDHVGDLGTKGAVGHYGSDGSQFIDRIGRYGTASGAAGENITYGVTTAQAVVMQLIVDDGVEGRIHRDNIFYEGFRVAGVACGQHLRYEQMCAIAYSGDYVDRVAQTPPPVAPINPARISSSSNNSPVVEVETQPSSSVSNNPPVAEVETQSSPSVSALVPPASLQVGTPPPLPQATPVPPPTSLTPPTPPPATIQAETRRLSPPPAISPQTATPAETTPPSLPPTNSSAAALIAPSPPQNAVGTTPTPTLPSINNNASQPPAERIVGTTPTPTLPSINNNAPQPPAERIVGTTPTPTLPSGNNNAPPETSGEVAVGTPTTPPPQTAAKTILREQGLLEDGDLVYERDGSLYDVHVFQGSAGQSVTITVESGDFDTFLAVFDEKDDIVGQNDDISDEITNSALTIALPQDGTYRIFINGYDARDRGGYTLTVIE